A section of the Hevea brasiliensis isolate MT/VB/25A 57/8 chromosome 17, ASM3005281v1, whole genome shotgun sequence genome encodes:
- the LOC110669442 gene encoding leucine-rich repeat receptor-like protein kinase TDR, whose protein sequence is MEMFHFLYPKVFLALMFTIVVLATDPYSEALLSLKSELIDDSNSLADWLLPFGGNPSEKIHACFWSGVKCNKNSTVVIALDLSAKNLGGALPRKHFGVFTELVDVNLSHNSFSGHLPLEIFDLTNLRSLDFSRNNFSGQFPGGISSLRNLVVLDAFSNSFSGPLPVEVSQLEYLKILNLAGSFFDGPIPPKYGSFKSLEVIHLAGNFLSGEIPPELGRLQTVNRMEIGYNSYHGGIPWQLGNMSKLQYLDIADANLYGSIPKQLSNLTKLQSLFLFKNHLTGLVPWEFSKIVPLSSLDISDNQLSGPIPESFAELKNLRLLSLMYNNMNSTVPQGIAQLPSLDTLPIWNNLFSGSLPQDLGRNSKLKWVDVSTNNLVGSIPPDICAGGVLFKLILFSNNFTGSLSPSISNCSSLVRLRIEENSFSGEIPLKFIHLPDITYVDLSRNKFAGGIPSDVFQASKLQYFNISNNPGLGGVIPVLTWSLPLLLNFSASACNISGNFPPFHSCKSVIVIELHENNLVGNIPESISHCQALRKMDLANNKFTGNIPDELASLLDLSFIDLSHNNFSGPIPEKFGDSSSLALLNVSFNNISGSIPSNNVFRLMGSSAFSGNQKLCGAPLRPCHASMAIFGSKGTRKLTWVILLCAGVVMFIVASAWGIFYIQRGSKGQWKMASFSGLPQFTANDVLRSFSSTESKKAVPPLSASVCKAVLPTGITVSVKNIEFKAKRMKIVTEFVTQMGNARHKNLNRLLGFCYNKQLAYLLYDNLPNGNLAEKINMKRDWAAKYKLVIGIARGLCFLHHDCYPTMPHGDLRSSNILFDENMEPHLADFGIKCLAEMTKSSSPGSISMRETGKFNSNIKEALYMDTYNFGEIIIEILTNGRLTNAGGSIQSKPKEILLREIYDENEAGSSESMREEIKMALEVALLCTRSGPADRPSMEDVLKLLSGFKSKRK, encoded by the exons ATGGAGATGTTCCATTTCTTGTACCCGAAGGTTTTCTTGGCCTTGATGTTTACTATAGTGGTTTTGGCCACTGATCCTTACTCAGAGGCGCTTTTAAGCTTAAAATCTGAGCTTATTGACGATAGTAATAGTTTGGCTGACTGGTTACTGCCTTTTGGAGGGAACCCATCAGAGAAAATTCATGCGTGTTTTTGGTCTGGTGTCAAGTGCAACAAGAACTCCACTGTTGTTATTGCTCTGGACCTTTCTGCCAAGAATCTTGGTGGCGCATTGCCGAGAAAGCATTTTGGTGTCTTCACTGAGCTTGTTGATGTCAACCTCAGTCACAACTCATTCTCCGGGCATCTTCCTTTGGAAATATTTGACCTCACCAATCTGAGAAGCTTAGATTTCAGCAGAAATAATTTTTCTGGCCAGTTTCCAGGTGGAATCTCCAGTCTTCGAAACCTTGTTGTACTTGATGCCTTCAGTAACAGCTTTTCAGGGCCATTGCCAGTAGAAGTTTCCCAGCTTGAATATCTTAAGATTCTTAATCTAGCTGGGAGTTTCTTTGATGGACCAATCCCACCAAAGTACGGTTCTTTCAAGAGCCTGGAGGTTATACACCTGGCAGGTAATTTCCTCAGTGGTGAGATACCACCAGAACTGGGCAGACTCCAGACAGTGAACCGCATGGAAATTGGCTACAATTCCTATCATGGAGGTATCCCTTGGCAGTTGGGTAACATGAGTAAGCTTCAATATCTTGATATAGCGGATGCAAATCTCTATGGTTCGATACCAAAGCAACTCTCCAATCTCACCAAGCTCCAGTCATTATTCCTTTTCAAAAACCACCTCACCGGGTTGGTCCCATGGgagtttagcaaaattgtgccacTTAGTAGCTTAGATATTTCCGATAATCAACTTTCTGGGCCGATACCGGAGAGTTTTGCAGAGTTAAAGAATCTTAGGCTGCTAAGTCTCATGTACAATAATATGAATAGCACTGTCCCACAAGGCATTGCACAGCTTCCATCACTGGACACCCTACCAATATGGAATAATTTGTTCTCTGGGTCTCTTCCACAGGACTTGGGCAGGAACTCAAAGCTCAAGTGGGTGGATGTTTCCACCAACAATTTGGTGGGCAGCATTCCACCAGATATTTGTGCAGGAGGTGTACTGTTCAAGTTGATCcttttttcaaataattttactGGCAGTCTTTCACCATCCATTTCCAATTGTTCTTCGCTTGTGCGTCttcgaattgaagaaaattcctTCTCAGGTGAGATACCCCTGAAATTCATCCATCTTCCTGACATCACATATGTGGACCTTTCGAGGAACAAGTTTGCCGGTGGTATTCCCTCAGATGTCTTTCAAGCTTCAAAGCTTCAATACTTCAATATCTCCAACAATCCAGGTCTTGGAGGTGTCATCCCAGTGCTTACATGGTCTTTGCCACTTCTCCTAAACTTCTCAGCATCAGCTTGTAATATCTCAGGCAACTTTCCTCCTTTCCACTCTTGCAAATCTGTTATTGTTATTGAGTTGCACGAGAACAACCTAGTAGGGAATATCCCAGAAAGTATTTCTCATTGTCAGGCTCTTAGGAAGATGGATTTAGCTAATAATAAATTTACAGGAAATATTCCTGATGAGCTTGCAAGTCTTCTAGATTTAAGTTTCATAGACTTATCACATAATAACTTCAGTGGTCCAATCCCAGAAAAATTTGGTGACTCTTCAAGCTTAGCACTTTTAAATGTGTCATTCAACAATATCTCTGGATCCATTCCCTCCAACAATGTGTTTAGATTAATGGGCAGTAGTGCATTTTCTGGAAATCAAAAGCTGTGTGGAGCACCCCTGCGGCCATGTCATGCTTCAATGGCAATATTCGGCAGCAAAGGCACGAGGAAGCTTACATGGGTTATTCTGCTGTGTGCAGGGGTGGTTATGTTCATTGTAGCATCAGCTTGGGGGATCTTCTATATTCAAAGAGGAAGTAAAGGCCAATGGAAAATGGCCTCCTTCAGTGGCCTCCCTCAATTCACAGCAAATGATGTTTTGAGGAGCTTTAGTTCCACAGAGTCCAAGAAAGCTGTGCCGCCTCTATCAGCTTCAGTTTGCAAAGCAGTTCTACCCACAGGAATAACTGTTTCAGTGAAAAACATTGAATTTAAAGCAAAGAGAATGAAGATTGTGACAGAATTTGTAACACAAATGGGAAATGCAAGGCACAAAAATTTGAACAGATTACTGGGATTTTGCTACAACAAACAACTAGCTTATCTTTTGTATGACAACTTGCCTAATGGAAATTTGGCTGAGAAAATTAATATGAAGAGGGATTGGGCAGCCAAGTACAAACTTGTGATTGGCATTGCAAGGGGACTTTGCTTTCTTCACCATGACTGCTATCCAACAATGCCCCATGGAGATTTGAGGTCGAGCAACATATTATTTGACGAAAATATGGAACCACATTTGGCTGATTTTGGGATTAAGTGCCTTGCAGAAATGACTAAATCCTCATCTCCAGGATCAATTTCAATGAGAGAAACAG GCAAATTCAATAGCAACATAAAAGAGGCGCTCTACATGGATACATACAATTTTGGAGAGATCATTATAGAAATCTTGACTAATGGTAGACTGACAAATGCGGGAGGAAGCATACAGAGCAAGCCTAAGGAGATACTTTTAAGAGAAATTTATGATGAGAATGAAGCCGGTTCCTCTGAGTCAATGCGAGAAGAGATAAAAATGGCTCTTGAAGTTGCTTTGCTCTGCACAAGAAGCGGGCCAGCTGATCGGCCATCTATGGAAGATGTGCTAAAGCTTCTATCAGGGTTCAAGTCAAAGAGAAAATAA
- the LOC110669441 gene encoding uncharacterized protein LOC110669441 has protein sequence MATVRSPIATAKPTVSFTTPQNYATRLSHLLALKSFTPLWCPTIITEPTSQTLSSLARHLAPYTISPVSAIVLPSRTAITAFSTAILSLTTPLLPPSGDAFIIGALGKDAELIDTKFLLNICSNIDRIRVVVPPTATPSGLVQSLGAGRGRGVMCLVPQVVGLEEPPVVPNFLRDLQAAGWAPVRVDAYETRWLGPTCAEGIVEKSEKEGNGLDAVVFTSSAEVEGLLKSLSEFGWDWRTVRRRWPDLVVAAHGPVTAAGAERLSVDVDVVSGRFESFDGVVDALHTRLRG, from the coding sequence ATGGCCACTGTGCGCAGCCCCATCGCCACCGCCAAGCCCACCGTGTCCTTCACCACTCCGCAAAACTACGCCACCAGACTCTCTCATCTCCTTGCTCTCAAGTCATTCACTCCCCTATGGTGTCCCACCATTATCACCGAACCCACTTCGCAAACCCTCTCCTCCCTAGCCCGCCACCTTGCCCCCTATACCATTTCTCCTGTTTCCGCAATCGTCTTACCTTCTCGCACAGCAATCACCGCCTTCTCGACCGCCATACTCTCACTCACAACTCCTCTGTTACCTCCGAGCGGTGACGCATTCATCATCGGCGCTCTGGGCAAAGACGCAGAACTGATTGACACTAAATTTTTGCTTAATATTTGTTCTAATATCGATAGGATTAGGGTTGTAGTTCCTCCAACGGCGACGCCGAGTGGGCTGGTGCAATCGCTGGGGGCTGGACGCGGTCGGGGGGTGATGTGTCTAGTTCCGCAGGTAGTCGGACTGGAGGAGCCTCCGGTGGTTCCAAACTTTCTCCGGGATCTGCAGGCAGCGGGGTGGGCTCCTGTTAGGGTGGATGCTTACGAGACTCGGTGGTTGGGACCTACCTGTGCGGAGGGAATAGTGGAAAAGAGTGAAAAGGAAGGAAATGGATTAGACGCAGTGGTGTTCACGAGTAGTGCGGAAGTGGAAGGGTTGTTGAAGAGCTTGAGTGAGTTTGGGTGGGATTGGAGGACGGTGAGGCGGCGGTGGCCGGATTTGGTGGTGGCGGCACATGGGCCAGTCACGGCAGCTGGTGCTGAGAGGCTGAGCGTGGATGTTGATGTTGTGAGTGGCAGGTTTGAGAGTTTTGATGGCGTTGTGGATGCTCTGCATACTAGGCTTCGAGGTTAA